The following are encoded in a window of Pseudomonas multiresinivorans genomic DNA:
- the plsY gene encoding glycerol-3-phosphate 1-O-acyltransferase PlsY codes for MFWFLAILAYLLGSLSFAVLLSRLFGTADPRASGSGNPGATNMLRLAGKKIAILTLLGDLAKGLLPVLIARLLGLSDMQQAWVGLAAVIGHLYPLYFNFRGGKGVATAAGMLLALYPPAALLAAVAWLVTFKLSRTSSLASLVATPLTLPLLAWQEPSALLPMTALTGLIVWRHRSNLRDLIAGRERHF; via the coding sequence ATGTTCTGGTTCTTGGCGATCCTCGCCTACCTGCTCGGATCACTGTCCTTCGCGGTACTCCTCAGTCGCCTGTTCGGCACTGCCGACCCGCGCGCCAGCGGCTCGGGCAACCCCGGCGCCACCAACATGCTGCGCCTGGCCGGCAAGAAGATCGCCATCCTCACCCTGCTCGGCGATCTCGCCAAGGGGCTGCTGCCCGTCCTCATCGCCCGCCTGCTCGGCCTGTCCGACATGCAGCAGGCCTGGGTCGGGCTGGCGGCGGTGATCGGTCACCTCTACCCGCTGTACTTCAACTTCCGCGGCGGCAAGGGCGTCGCCACCGCCGCCGGCATGCTGCTGGCGCTTTACCCGCCAGCTGCCCTGCTCGCGGCAGTCGCCTGGCTGGTGACTTTCAAGCTGTCGCGTACCAGCTCGCTCGCTTCCCTGGTCGCCACGCCGCTGACGCTGCCGCTGCTGGCCTGGCAGGAGCCGTCGGCGCTGCTGCCGATGACCGCGCTCACCGGCCTGATTGTCTGGCGTCACCGTAGCAACCTGCGCGATCTCATCGCCGGACGCGAGCGTCACTTCTAG